In Vibrio japonicus, the following are encoded in one genomic region:
- a CDS encoding dienelactone hydrolase family protein, translated as MKPVLALSLAILSCSVIAGENKVYNVNGSEYEGYWAAVDDNAPLVLLIHDWDGLTDYEVKRANMLNDLGYNVFAADLFGKGIRPTKVEDRRQHTGELYEDREKLRALMQGSLDFASKLTKKTPKTVVMGYCFGGAAVLESARAGMNVKGFVTFHGGLTTPEGQNYEETKAPILILHGTADSAITMDQFADLADALEAQQVDHEMITYSGAPHAFTVFDSPRYRKNADEKSWKRFAEFLAQVTK; from the coding sequence ATGAAACCAGTACTAGCACTAAGCCTGGCAATTCTAAGCTGTTCGGTAATCGCTGGAGAGAACAAAGTTTACAATGTAAATGGTAGTGAATACGAGGGCTACTGGGCTGCTGTCGATGACAACGCGCCACTGGTATTGCTCATTCATGACTGGGATGGTCTCACGGATTATGAAGTGAAGCGTGCCAATATGCTAAACGACTTGGGATACAACGTATTTGCTGCCGATTTGTTTGGTAAAGGTATCCGCCCAACAAAAGTTGAGGATAGACGACAACATACAGGTGAACTTTACGAAGACCGAGAAAAACTCAGAGCCTTGATGCAAGGCAGCCTGGATTTCGCTTCAAAATTGACCAAAAAAACGCCTAAAACCGTCGTGATGGGATATTGTTTTGGTGGAGCCGCTGTTTTGGAGTCTGCTCGTGCTGGAATGAACGTAAAAGGCTTTGTCACATTCCACGGTGGTTTAACAACACCAGAAGGTCAAAATTATGAAGAGACCAAAGCCCCAATTTTGATTCTCCATGGTACAGCAGACTCAGCCATCACTATGGATCAATTTGCGGATTTAGCAGACGCATTAGAGGCTCAGCAAGTCGATCATGAGATGATCACTTACAGCGGAGCACCTCATGCATTCACTGTCTTTGATAGCCCTAGATACCGTAAAAACGCGGATGAAAAGTCTTGGAAACGTTTTGCTGAGTTTCTGGCACAAGTAACGAAGTAG
- a CDS encoding DMT family transporter — protein sequence MSTLILTAVAMIAFAGNSVLCRLALAEEAIDAGSFTLIRLVTGAITLGVILFFRAGGDRATYPGLKFTLLAGTALFSYAVLFSFAYTQLSAGTGALLLFGSVQLSLLGLHWWQGQHFRGLEIVGIICSLGGFVWLMLPSASQPNLFSAILMLSSGVAWAMFTALGKTINSPVSGITWGFISASALSILCIPWMLSNATVSAEGVILATLSGSITSAMGYVLWYRVLKQLTLLQASISQLSVPVITLILGVILLSEVISIREVITSVVILGGIALVFVSRWNKNSGNA from the coding sequence ATGTCGACTCTCATACTCACTGCTGTCGCGATGATCGCTTTTGCTGGAAACTCAGTGCTATGTCGTCTCGCTCTGGCGGAAGAAGCCATCGATGCAGGAAGCTTTACATTAATTCGATTAGTCACTGGGGCTATCACATTAGGGGTTATTCTCTTCTTCCGTGCTGGCGGCGACAGAGCGACATATCCTGGCCTCAAATTTACACTGCTTGCTGGCACTGCTCTATTTAGTTATGCGGTGCTATTTTCATTTGCGTACACACAATTGTCCGCAGGTACGGGAGCGCTGCTTTTATTTGGCTCGGTTCAACTCTCTTTATTGGGCTTGCATTGGTGGCAAGGTCAACATTTTCGCGGATTAGAGATAGTGGGCATTATTTGCTCACTCGGAGGGTTTGTGTGGTTAATGCTGCCCTCTGCATCACAGCCAAACCTCTTTTCGGCAATACTCATGCTAAGTTCTGGCGTTGCATGGGCCATGTTTACCGCCCTCGGCAAAACCATCAACTCGCCCGTTTCAGGCATTACATGGGGCTTTATTTCTGCCTCTGCACTCTCGATATTGTGTATTCCTTGGATGCTTAGCAATGCCACGGTTTCGGCGGAAGGAGTCATCCTTGCCACGCTTTCTGGATCGATCACATCAGCAATGGGATACGTGCTTTGGTATCGAGTGTTAAAGCAACTCACTTTGCTCCAGGCATCCATCAGCCAGCTATCTGTTCCGGTCATTACGTTGATATTGGGCGTCATATTGCTGAGCGAGGTCATCTCAATACGTGAAGTGATAACAAGCGTGGTAATCTTAGGCGGGATAGCCCTTGTCTTCGTATCTCGTTGGAACAAAAACAGTGGCAATGCTTAA
- a CDS encoding cation diffusion facilitator family transporter codes for MCARTSLNEKRLLTFSALLASGFAGGGMFLGLLVGSLVIVFDGVYSLVSLLLTLLSLAVSRYIERPSHSHFPFGKAIFEPVVIAIKGLVILLVVSYSLYAAIVAMFSGGREVDASIATLFGAVNVIGCAYAWWYIAKKSQRFSSGLIEAEATQWKMDTLLSVAVTLGFISAWLVSISPYAEYAVYADPMMMILMSFYFIKVPFEMLRDAVRELLMMTPSDDICTAVDKEVTALDKQISQSIEIAGITKVGRELRVNLDVRANGNELKVAEIEKTRRILKDKLSKLSLNLSLTMNIAR; via the coding sequence ATGTGTGCTAGGACAAGTTTAAACGAGAAAAGACTGCTTACCTTTTCAGCCCTTTTGGCATCTGGGTTTGCGGGGGGCGGTATGTTCCTTGGTTTATTGGTAGGCTCACTTGTCATTGTTTTTGACGGTGTTTATTCCCTCGTCAGCTTACTGTTAACATTATTGTCACTGGCTGTATCTCGCTATATTGAACGTCCGTCTCACTCCCACTTTCCGTTTGGTAAAGCCATCTTTGAACCGGTTGTCATTGCTATTAAAGGACTGGTGATTTTACTGGTCGTCAGCTACTCACTTTATGCTGCTATCGTCGCGATGTTTAGCGGTGGTCGTGAAGTAGACGCCTCTATCGCTACCCTTTTCGGTGCGGTTAATGTGATCGGCTGTGCTTATGCTTGGTGGTATATTGCGAAAAAATCTCAACGCTTTTCATCTGGTCTGATTGAGGCAGAAGCGACTCAATGGAAAATGGATACGCTACTCAGTGTTGCAGTAACGTTAGGGTTTATCTCCGCTTGGTTAGTCTCTATTTCCCCATACGCGGAATATGCTGTCTACGCTGACCCTATGATGATGATTTTGATGTCTTTTTATTTCATCAAAGTGCCATTTGAGATGCTTCGAGATGCCGTTCGTGAGCTTCTGATGATGACGCCCAGTGATGATATTTGTACTGCGGTAGACAAAGAAGTTACAGCATTAGATAAACAAATCTCACAGAGTATAGAGATCGCGGGGATTACTAAAGTTGGACGAGAATTGCGAGTTAATTTGGATGTGCGCGCGAATGGCAACGAGCTAAAAGTGGCCGAGATTGAAAAAACACGCCGAATCCTCAAAGACAAGCTTTCAAAACTCTCTTTGAACCTCAGCCTCACGATGAATATTGCTCGCTAA
- a CDS encoding acetoacetate--CoA ligase, with the protein MSDCVTSPVEPIWVPSEKRIESSNLQQFIQHINIQGHQFKNYAELHQWSVECKKDFWLEVWQFCDVIGYRGDCIYGEGLAKWAEFSTSRDTIWFPQAQLNYAENLLAYAFQAPQDVAIWFKNERGETSKLTWQDLCDKVSIVQQWLSHNGVGKGDVVAGYLPHMPETIIAMLATTSLGAIWTSTSPDFGVASVVERFGQVQPKILFCCNGYQFNGKTFDMQEKNHEIVKSLPSIVNTCQIEYLKSQPASDLSNETFSDWEAILASFLPRGVEYNRVGFNDPLFVLYSSGTTGKPKCIVHSVGGITINHLKEHQLHSDIQPKDRVFYYTTCGWMMWNWHVSALASGATLVIFDGSPMYPNPDVLWQLAQEAEVTLFGTSAKYLEALQKVDFAPGEHYQLDHLKTLCSTGSVLYPQQFDFVYANIKVDLHLASISGGTDICGCFVLGNPISPVYRGECQAAGLGLDIAVFNDKGDPVVGERGELVCRNSFPNQPLGFWHDNGERYYDAYWAKYYNTWHHGDDVELTPSGGVIFYGRSDTTLNPGGVRIGTAEIYQQINQLHGVKDSIAVSRHVDGDEKIVLFVQLDNDSVLDDELKSQIRATLKSKCSPRHVPSEIYALSEIPKTKSGKLVELAVKQVLHGQEVKNKGAIANPHVLEEVVQFSHQ; encoded by the coding sequence ATGTCAGATTGTGTAACATCACCAGTGGAGCCTATTTGGGTTCCGAGCGAAAAGCGTATTGAATCTTCTAACCTTCAGCAGTTTATTCAACATATCAATATCCAAGGACACCAATTCAAAAACTATGCAGAGCTCCATCAGTGGTCTGTAGAGTGCAAAAAAGATTTTTGGTTAGAGGTATGGCAGTTCTGTGACGTCATTGGCTATCGAGGTGATTGCATATACGGTGAAGGCTTAGCAAAATGGGCAGAATTTAGCACCAGCAGAGATACCATTTGGTTTCCGCAGGCACAACTGAACTATGCCGAAAACCTATTGGCTTACGCTTTTCAAGCTCCCCAAGACGTCGCAATCTGGTTCAAAAATGAGCGAGGAGAAACCAGCAAACTGACTTGGCAAGATCTGTGCGATAAAGTGTCCATCGTTCAGCAATGGCTGTCCCACAATGGCGTAGGTAAAGGTGATGTTGTCGCTGGCTACCTTCCACATATGCCAGAAACGATCATCGCTATGCTCGCGACCACCAGCTTGGGTGCAATTTGGACCTCCACCTCTCCCGACTTTGGTGTGGCAAGTGTTGTCGAACGATTTGGTCAAGTGCAACCAAAGATTCTGTTCTGCTGCAACGGCTATCAATTCAATGGCAAAACATTCGATATGCAGGAAAAGAATCATGAGATCGTGAAATCACTTCCTAGTATCGTCAACACTTGCCAAATTGAATACCTCAAATCCCAACCGGCCAGTGATTTAAGTAACGAAACGTTCTCTGATTGGGAAGCCATCTTGGCCAGCTTTTTACCGCGCGGAGTAGAATACAACCGTGTCGGATTTAACGATCCGCTGTTCGTACTCTATTCATCAGGCACGACAGGCAAGCCCAAATGTATCGTTCACTCCGTTGGCGGCATCACCATCAATCATCTTAAAGAACACCAGTTACACAGTGACATCCAACCTAAAGACCGCGTCTTCTACTACACAACATGCGGCTGGATGATGTGGAACTGGCACGTATCAGCCCTTGCTAGTGGCGCTACCTTAGTCATTTTTGATGGTAGCCCAATGTACCCCAACCCGGACGTACTTTGGCAACTGGCTCAAGAAGCGGAAGTCACCCTATTTGGTACATCCGCCAAGTACCTCGAAGCGTTGCAAAAGGTCGATTTCGCCCCTGGAGAGCATTATCAACTCGATCACTTAAAAACGCTCTGTTCAACAGGCTCAGTACTTTACCCTCAACAATTTGATTTTGTTTACGCCAATATAAAAGTCGACCTGCATTTGGCCTCAATCTCTGGCGGTACGGATATTTGTGGCTGCTTTGTTCTCGGCAACCCTATTTCACCCGTGTATCGTGGGGAGTGCCAGGCTGCGGGTTTAGGACTGGATATCGCCGTCTTCAATGACAAAGGGGACCCCGTCGTTGGTGAGCGCGGTGAACTCGTTTGCCGGAACAGCTTCCCTAACCAGCCGTTGGGTTTTTGGCACGACAACGGCGAACGCTACTACGATGCGTATTGGGCAAAGTATTACAATACTTGGCATCATGGTGACGATGTTGAGCTCACTCCATCAGGCGGTGTGATCTTTTATGGTCGCAGCGATACCACACTAAACCCAGGTGGTGTAAGAATTGGAACGGCCGAAATCTATCAACAAATCAATCAATTACATGGCGTTAAAGACTCTATCGCCGTTTCACGCCATGTTGATGGCGATGAAAAAATTGTCCTGTTTGTCCAGCTCGACAACGATTCTGTTTTAGATGATGAGCTGAAATCACAGATCCGTGCCACTCTCAAATCTAAGTGTTCACCTCGACATGTTCCAAGTGAAATCTATGCGTTGAGTGAAATACCAAAAACAAAGTCAGGAAAACTTGTGGAACTTGCCGTTAAGCAAGTGTTACATGGACAAGAAGTGAAGAACAAAGGCGCGATTGCTAATCCGCACGTATTGGAAGAAGTGGTTCAATTTTCACATCAATAA
- a CDS encoding 4a-hydroxytetrahydrobiopterin dehydratase encodes MLDELRCESCSGDAVALGAEERKLLLTELDGWQIVERDDIPQLEKVYTFKNYKLAWVFANKVSELAEDEFHHPSILLEWGKVTVTWWSHSIKGLHQNDFICAAKCDKLPN; translated from the coding sequence ATGCTTGATGAATTACGCTGTGAATCGTGTAGCGGCGACGCTGTTGCATTAGGTGCAGAGGAAAGAAAGCTTTTACTGACCGAGTTAGACGGTTGGCAGATCGTGGAGCGAGACGATATTCCGCAGCTAGAAAAAGTGTATACCTTCAAAAACTATAAATTGGCGTGGGTGTTTGCTAACAAGGTGTCTGAATTGGCTGAGGACGAATTCCATCACCCTTCAATATTGCTTGAGTGGGGTAAAGTGACGGTTACATGGTGGAGCCACTCTATTAAAGGGTTACATCAAAACGATTTCATTTGCGCAGCGAAGTGCGACAAACTCCCTAACTAA
- the phhA gene encoding phenylalanine 4-monooxygenase, with protein sequence MTQYVSKPVNDKGFVEWNHEDDQIWHDLVTRQLGLIKQRACKEYLRGLEMLNLPTDRVPQLPEINEVLMRETGWQVEPVPALINFDKFFALLANKKFPVATFLRSREEFDYLQEPDFFHEIFGHCAMLTNPQFAEFTHTYGKLGQNATSKERVYLARLYWFTVEFGLVKEGEQCKIYGGGILSSPGETVYSLDDPKPHRETFDIHTVLRTPYRIDIMQPEYFVLDSIEELYKLSQMDLMFHVRQAMRAGLLPPLFEPKEVTHA encoded by the coding sequence ATGACTCAGTACGTATCTAAGCCAGTGAATGATAAAGGATTTGTGGAATGGAACCATGAAGACGATCAGATTTGGCATGACTTAGTAACCCGCCAACTTGGGCTGATAAAACAGCGCGCTTGCAAGGAATATTTGCGCGGTTTAGAGATGCTTAATCTACCGACAGATCGAGTGCCGCAGTTACCGGAAATCAACGAAGTGTTGATGAGAGAAACCGGTTGGCAAGTTGAACCTGTCCCTGCACTGATTAACTTTGATAAGTTTTTTGCACTGTTGGCGAATAAGAAGTTTCCGGTTGCCACCTTCTTACGCTCGCGTGAAGAGTTTGATTATCTACAGGAACCAGACTTCTTTCACGAAATATTTGGCCACTGCGCCATGTTAACCAACCCTCAGTTTGCTGAATTTACACACACTTATGGGAAGCTAGGCCAGAACGCTACAAGTAAAGAGCGTGTTTATTTGGCAAGGCTTTATTGGTTCACGGTTGAGTTTGGTTTAGTTAAAGAAGGCGAGCAGTGCAAAATCTATGGTGGTGGTATTTTGTCTTCACCAGGCGAAACCGTCTACTCGCTTGATGACCCTAAACCCCATCGAGAAACGTTTGATATTCACACCGTACTTCGAACGCCATATCGCATTGATATTATGCAACCGGAGTATTTTGTATTAGATAGTATTGAAGAGCTCTATAAGCTAAGCCAAATGGACTTAATGTTCCATGTAAGACAAGCGATGAGAGCAGGATTATTACCCCCATTATTTGAACCAAAGGAAGTGACACATGCTTGA
- a CDS encoding LysR family transcriptional regulator: MNLSQIEAFCSVADTGSVSESARQLECNRTKLSMAIKALEKDLNIELFIRSGNHLTLSEAGKAIYKDSQNLLITASRIRQTCAQVSGEFNAEVWIARDDSLPDELWQDLSHRLNNRFPATSFNIVLASSGDLANLVSTQQVDFAFGVDYDSSGDPHIEYQPLGKIRMMSVCKAENPLSKLRRVSDDELRNSMQAVMVYLNEKDNPELQPFSLRHIGFSCFDYMLNTILEEDAWGVLPEPLIRHLLRKQELAVIKHTYGLTQEDYCMFTAAGMAEHPGMSWLADKLNEYLFDF; encoded by the coding sequence ATGAACTTATCTCAAATCGAAGCTTTCTGTAGTGTTGCAGATACGGGCTCTGTCTCTGAATCGGCTCGCCAGCTTGAGTGCAATAGAACCAAATTGAGCATGGCAATCAAAGCACTAGAGAAAGATCTTAACATCGAGTTGTTCATCCGTAGTGGTAATCATCTTACACTGTCAGAAGCTGGAAAAGCGATTTATAAAGACTCGCAAAACCTACTGATTACCGCTTCTCGAATTCGACAAACCTGTGCTCAGGTGTCCGGAGAATTTAACGCAGAAGTTTGGATTGCACGTGACGACTCTCTCCCCGACGAATTATGGCAAGACCTTTCACACCGGTTAAATAATCGTTTCCCAGCGACGTCGTTTAACATTGTACTCGCCTCTTCTGGTGACTTAGCCAACCTCGTTTCCACACAACAAGTCGATTTCGCGTTTGGTGTCGACTACGATAGTTCAGGTGATCCGCATATCGAGTATCAACCGCTGGGTAAGATTCGCATGATGTCTGTCTGCAAAGCGGAAAATCCCCTCAGTAAACTCCGACGCGTTTCCGATGACGAACTTCGTAACTCGATGCAAGCGGTGATGGTCTATTTAAACGAAAAAGATAACCCCGAATTACAGCCTTTTTCCCTCCGACATATCGGTTTTTCATGCTTTGATTACATGCTCAACACCATCTTAGAAGAAGACGCTTGGGGGGTATTGCCCGAGCCCTTAATCCGCCACCTTCTAAGAAAACAGGAACTGGCAGTCATTAAACATACATACGGTTTAACCCAAGAAGATTACTGTATGTTTACCGCCGCAGGCATGGCTGAACATCCTGGGATGTCATGGCTCGCTGACAAGTTGAACGAGTATTTGTTTGACTTCTAA
- a CDS encoding ABC transporter substrate-binding protein, which yields MNPFIKGLVFSALSIASVAQASTETINVYAWGGYLPEKSLKAFEQQYDVTINYSTFENNESMYTKLKLVKGSGYDVVFASAYFIEKMAREGLLAKLDHSLIPNMSDTMEGLLGQGHDPKNDYSLPYIWGVTGISYNETLVDAPITKWAQLWDKQYAQQVMLIDDIRDVFGMALKLNGYSVNSKNEQEIQKAYESLAALKDNTLLYNSDAPHVPYVSGEAALGMQWNGNAYQGQTDLPELKFVMPEEGAVLWMDNFVIPSGSQQKALAHAFINFMYQPENQAEIVHSLGYASATKSGRALLPDELKYNETIFPKDEDMKNGEFINDVGSETLAIYEKYWQRLRTQ from the coding sequence ATGAATCCATTTATCAAAGGACTTGTTTTTAGTGCGTTATCTATTGCTTCAGTGGCTCAAGCCAGTACTGAAACTATAAATGTCTACGCTTGGGGTGGATATTTACCAGAAAAGTCGCTTAAAGCCTTTGAACAGCAATACGATGTGACGATTAATTATTCTACTTTTGAGAATAATGAATCGATGTATACCAAGCTCAAACTCGTTAAGGGCAGCGGATATGATGTGGTGTTTGCATCGGCCTATTTCATTGAAAAAATGGCTCGTGAAGGTTTGCTCGCTAAATTGGATCATAGTTTGATTCCAAACATGTCAGATACGATGGAAGGTCTACTTGGACAAGGGCATGATCCTAAAAATGATTACTCGCTTCCGTACATTTGGGGTGTGACGGGCATCAGTTACAATGAAACCTTGGTTGATGCGCCTATCACGAAGTGGGCTCAGCTTTGGGATAAACAGTATGCACAGCAAGTCATGCTGATTGATGATATCCGAGATGTATTTGGTATGGCGTTAAAACTGAATGGCTACAGTGTTAACTCCAAAAATGAACAAGAGATTCAAAAAGCGTACGAATCGTTAGCGGCGTTAAAAGACAATACATTGCTTTATAACTCGGACGCACCGCATGTTCCTTACGTGTCTGGTGAGGCGGCGCTTGGCATGCAATGGAATGGTAATGCCTATCAAGGGCAAACAGACTTACCAGAGCTGAAGTTTGTAATGCCAGAAGAAGGTGCTGTGCTTTGGATGGATAATTTTGTGATTCCATCCGGCAGTCAGCAAAAAGCGTTGGCGCATGCATTTATCAATTTTATGTATCAACCTGAGAACCAAGCGGAAATCGTTCACAGTTTAGGTTATGCGTCTGCGACAAAGTCAGGGCGAGCACTGTTGCCAGATGAATTGAAATACAACGAAACCATTTTCCCTAAAGACGAAGATATGAAAAATGGTGAATTCATTAATGATGTAGGGAGTGAAACGTTGGCCATTTACGAAAAATATTGGCAACGTTTAAGAACTCAATAA
- a CDS encoding methyl-accepting chemotaxis protein, with protein MNIKRKITIALIWLLIGFTAQSAFMLYQSNRIHESSVLISEAIEPTVAKSYELQIEIIQIQQWLTDISATRGLDGLNDGIDVAQEHYDKAHNLIAELASLDKENASAYENLKPALDSYFKTGKVMANAYIEFGPSGGNKMMSEFDEASEQISNQIENVMTIVTQRSRYYAEQQVESSTAIQQAMYVTTVLFVITLVAMYFFAINGVLKPINAMASMAEDLAQGEGDLTKRLDESRQDELGVTARWINRFVEKTQETIKTVGKATDELADATETLHRSVQQARDGMSSQLVEAEQAASAMNEMMATAKEVAQHTSKTAAGTEKAMSLSLESREVSEATSVQITALVTEMEKAQAVIEQLSADSTSIGAMLDVINGISEQTNLLALNAAIEAARAGEQGRGFAVVADEVRSLAGRSQQSTEDIQATINQLQQSIQEAIDVIQSGGRLANESVNSVEQVKQSLEVIGTNITDINEMNIQIATAAEEQSQVSMEINRNIENVSHVTNANSDYVNTVYQTGENIKSNVEQINRLMSKFIV; from the coding sequence ATGAATATAAAAAGAAAAATAACAATAGCTTTGATTTGGTTGTTGATTGGATTTACAGCCCAGTCCGCTTTTATGCTTTATCAAAGTAATCGTATTCACGAGTCTTCAGTTCTTATCAGTGAAGCGATTGAGCCGACCGTGGCTAAGTCTTACGAGTTGCAGATTGAGATTATTCAGATTCAACAGTGGTTAACTGATATTAGTGCAACTAGAGGTTTAGACGGATTAAATGACGGTATTGATGTCGCCCAAGAACACTATGATAAGGCGCATAACCTCATCGCTGAATTGGCATCGCTTGATAAGGAGAATGCGAGTGCCTACGAGAACCTCAAACCTGCTTTAGATAGCTATTTCAAAACGGGTAAAGTGATGGCCAATGCGTATATTGAGTTTGGCCCAAGTGGTGGTAACAAGATGATGTCTGAATTCGATGAGGCGTCTGAACAGATTTCTAATCAAATCGAAAACGTCATGACCATTGTGACTCAACGCTCTCGTTACTATGCTGAACAACAAGTTGAGAGTAGCACCGCAATTCAGCAAGCTATGTATGTAACAACGGTACTGTTTGTCATCACTCTCGTCGCCATGTATTTCTTTGCTATCAACGGTGTATTAAAACCAATCAATGCGATGGCGAGTATGGCTGAGGATCTCGCTCAGGGTGAAGGGGATCTGACAAAACGATTAGATGAATCTCGCCAAGATGAATTGGGTGTGACTGCAAGGTGGATCAACCGATTTGTCGAGAAAACACAAGAGACCATTAAGACGGTTGGTAAAGCAACCGATGAGCTCGCAGACGCAACGGAAACTTTGCATCGTTCAGTGCAACAAGCGAGGGATGGAATGTCATCTCAGCTCGTTGAAGCAGAGCAAGCAGCAAGCGCGATGAACGAAATGATGGCGACAGCGAAAGAAGTTGCGCAGCACACCTCAAAAACGGCAGCAGGCACTGAAAAAGCGATGTCATTGTCACTCGAGAGTAGAGAAGTAAGTGAAGCAACCTCTGTACAAATCACCGCTTTAGTAACTGAAATGGAAAAAGCACAAGCGGTTATTGAACAGCTAAGCGCAGACAGTACTTCAATTGGCGCTATGCTCGATGTGATTAATGGTATTTCAGAACAAACCAATTTGCTTGCACTTAACGCTGCTATTGAGGCTGCAAGGGCTGGCGAACAGGGGCGTGGATTTGCGGTCGTTGCAGACGAAGTTCGTTCACTGGCTGGTCGCTCACAGCAATCTACAGAAGATATTCAAGCAACGATTAATCAACTTCAACAGAGCATTCAAGAGGCGATTGATGTTATTCAGTCTGGTGGTCGACTCGCGAATGAATCGGTGAATTCTGTAGAGCAAGTGAAGCAATCTTTAGAAGTGATTGGTACGAATATTACAGATATTAACGAGATGAACATCCAAATCGCGACTGCTGCAGAAGAGCAAAGTCAGGTTTCAATGGAGATCAATCGCAATATAGAAAATGTTTCGCACGTGACAAATGCCAATTCAGACTATGTAAATACCGTTTATCAGACGGGAGAAAACATAAAGTCTAATGTTGAGCAAATCAATCGTTTGATGAGTAAGTTCATCGTTTAA
- a CDS encoding class I SAM-dependent DNA methyltransferase codes for MAISWDDVAVDWEKEKSTEAFATKAFESLLDIIDLKGTHILDFGCGTGLLSQKLSPIVKDIVALDSSEAMIEQLDQKELENVEPVVDMLTRGLVAMHPAFRRQFDAVVASSVCGFLPNYSDVVDIVYSLLDKGGYFVHWDWLAQDGQEGGMTLSHAKQVLSSVGFDEVTVTTAFEVDTPQGTLTVLMAVAKK; via the coding sequence ATGGCAATTAGTTGGGATGATGTCGCAGTCGACTGGGAAAAAGAAAAATCTACAGAAGCTTTTGCCACTAAAGCATTTGAGTCACTGCTAGATATCATTGATCTAAAAGGTACTCACATTCTTGATTTTGGGTGTGGTACTGGCTTACTCAGCCAAAAACTGTCTCCTATAGTAAAAGACATTGTTGCTTTAGATAGCTCTGAAGCCATGATCGAGCAGTTGGATCAAAAAGAGTTAGAAAATGTAGAGCCTGTGGTTGATATGTTAACTCGTGGGCTTGTTGCAATGCACCCTGCATTTCGTAGACAGTTTGACGCTGTCGTCGCATCTTCTGTGTGTGGTTTCCTTCCGAATTACTCAGATGTTGTTGATATTGTCTACAGCCTGCTTGATAAGGGTGGTTACTTTGTTCATTGGGATTGGCTGGCTCAAGATGGTCAGGAGGGTGGAATGACACTCTCTCACGCTAAGCAAGTATTAAGCTCCGTTGGGTTTGATGAAGTGACAGTAACAACGGCATTTGAAGTGGATACACCGCAAGGCACTTTGACAGTCTTAATGGCCGTTGCGAAAAAATGA